Proteins from one Cicer arietinum cultivar CDC Frontier isolate Library 1 chromosome 3, Cicar.CDCFrontier_v2.0, whole genome shotgun sequence genomic window:
- the LOC101503701 gene encoding probable mitochondrial-processing peptidase subunit beta, mitochondrial — MTINKLLTLVRRSNRRTPALSTIRSLSLSTSAAVTHSQSSTLPSPPPPNVMIYDRLAESVKSKLQQLENPDPRFLKYGSPRPELRDHTRILSAPETRVTTLPNGLRVATESSLGGRTATVGVWIDAGSRFETEETNGTAHFLEHMIFKGTERRNARELEEEIENMGGHLNAYTSREQTTYYAKVSQNDVPVALDILADILQNSKFDENRISRERDVILREMEEVEGQTEEVIFDHLHATAFQYTPLGRTILGPAQNIKTITKAHLQDYIQTHYTAPRMVIAASGAVKHEDFVDQVKKLFTKLSTNPTTASQLVEKEPAIFTGSEVRMLDDDIPLAQFAVAFEGASWKDPDSIALMVMQAMLGSWNKTAGGGKHMGSELAQRVGINEIAESMMAFNTNYKDTGLFGVYAVAKPDCLDDLAYSIMYETTKLAYQVSDDDVTRARNQLKSSLLLHIDGTSPVAEDIGRQLLTYGRRIPFAELFARIDAVDASTIKRVANRFIYDKDVAIAAMGPIQRLPDYNWFRRRTYWNRY, encoded by the exons ATGACGATCAACAAACTCCTCACCCTAGTCCGCCGTTCCAACCGGCGGACTCCCGCTCTCTCCACCATCCGATCCCTCTCCCTCTCAACCTCCGCCGCCGTCACCCACTCTCAATCCTCCACCCTACCCTCCCCTCCACCTCCCAACGTAATGATCTACGATCGCCTAGCTGAATCCGTCAAATCAAAACTCCAACAATTAGAAAATCCAGATCCACGTTTCCTCAAATACGGTTCACCTAGACCCGAACTTCGCGACCACACACGAATCCTCTCCGCTCCCGAAACACGCGTCACCACTCTCCCTAACGGACTCCGTGTCGCCACCGAATCTAGCCTCGGTGGACGAACGGCGACCGTTGGTGTTTGGATCGATGCTGGTTCAAGATTCGAAACCGAGGAGACTAACGGAACGGCTCATTTTCTTGAACATATGATATTCAAGGGAACGGAAAGACGTAACGCGAGGGAACTCGAAGAAGAAATCGAGAATATGGGAGGACATCTCAATGCTTATACGTCGAGGGAACAGACTACGTATTATGCTAAGGTTTCGCAGAATGACGTTCCTGTTGCACTTGATATCCTTGCTGATATTCTCCAGAATTCGAAATTCGATGAGAATCGGATCAGCCGCGAGCGTGACGTTATTCTTAGGGAAATGGAGGAG GTTGAGGGTCAAACAGAGGAAGTGATCTTTGATCATCTACATGCAACTGCCTTCCAATACACTCCCCTTGGCAGAACCATTCTTGGACCTGCACAGAATATTAAAACAATTACCAAAGCTCATCTACAGGATTACATTCAGACACATTACACTGCTCCTAGGATG GTGATAGCTGCATCTGGAGCTGTAAAGCATGAAGATTTTGTTGACCAAGTGAAAAAATTGTTTACTAAGTTGTCAACAAATCCCACCACAGCATCTCAATTGGTTGAAAAGGAACCAGCAATTTTTACTGGTTCTGAG GTTCGAATGCTTGATGATGATATTCCCCTTGCACAATTTGCAGTAGCTTTTGAAGGGGCATCATGGAAGGATCCAGACTCAATTGCTCTGATGGTCATGCAAGCAATGCTGGGTTCATGGAACAAGACAGCCGGAGGTGGAAAACACATGGG TTCTGAGCTAGCACAACGAGTTGGGATTAATGAAATTGCGGAAAGCATGATGGCTTTCAACACCAATTACAAGGACACAGGTCTTTTTGGTGTTTACGCTGTTGCTAAG CCGGATTGCTTGGATGATTTGGCCTACTCAATCATGTATGAGACAACCAAGTTGGCTTATCAGGTTTCAGATGATGATGTTACGCGTGCTCGTAATCAG TTAAAATCTTCGCTGCTACTTCACATTGATGGAACAAGCCCTGTAGCTGAAGATATTGGCCGTCAG CTACTCACATATGGTCGAAGAATCCCATTTGCTGAATTGTTTGCAAGAATTGATGCTGTTGATGCCAGTACAATTAAACGTGTTGCAAACCGATTTATTTATGACAAG GATGTTGCTATTGCTGCCATGGGACCTATTCAGCGTTTGCCTGATTACAACTGGTTCAGACGCAGAACCTACTGGAACCGTTATTAG